In Marinomonas posidonica IVIA-Po-181, a single window of DNA contains:
- the hemG gene encoding menaquinone-dependent protoporphyrinogen IX dehydrogenase, whose amino-acid sequence MANILFVYSTTDGHTLKISQTMQTVMEQAGEQVQLLPLDQVNAEQLSQCDKLVIGASIRYGKHQPSLVQFITDNKSLIESKPSAFFTVNLVARKAEKCEPHTNPYIIKLLDQLAWQPSLQGVFAGKLHYQQYGFLDRNMIRFIMWVTKGPTDPTTNQEFTDWQKVDEFAQAVCQL is encoded by the coding sequence ATGGCGAATATTTTATTTGTTTACTCCACAACGGACGGCCACACCCTGAAAATCAGCCAAACCATGCAAACTGTGATGGAACAAGCAGGTGAGCAAGTTCAGCTGCTGCCACTCGATCAAGTCAATGCAGAACAATTGTCCCAATGTGACAAACTGGTGATTGGCGCGAGCATCCGCTACGGTAAGCACCAACCGAGTCTGGTGCAATTCATCACAGATAATAAAAGCTTGATCGAAAGCAAACCCAGTGCTTTTTTCACCGTCAACCTAGTCGCTCGCAAGGCCGAGAAATGCGAACCTCATACCAATCCTTATATTATCAAGCTGCTTGATCAATTAGCTTGGCAACCCAGTTTACAGGGGGTTTTTGCTGGTAAGTTACATTATCAGCAATACGGTTTCCTTGATCGAAATATGATTCGTTTCATTATGTGGGTGACGAAAGGACCAACGGACCCAACCACCAATCAAGAGTTTACCGACTGGCAAAAAGTCGACGAATTTGCCCAGGCCGTTTGCCAGCTTTAA